One window from the genome of Cryobacterium sp. GrIS_2_6 encodes:
- a CDS encoding cytochrome c oxidase assembly protein → MLVAAALYLLGIRAAGRRGTAWPLLPTLGFFLLGLGSWAWVSFGFLGAWSLDLRWAFTTRIALLLFVVPALLSLGRPVELARAALDGRALRGFNAVLGSWFVRLVGNAVFAPLFAIAAFLVFLTPLAFVLRSNPAAEASLTLLVPLVGLLMVLPITDHALVRTSLFITAEFMLAFVELVMDAIPGILLRLNETVLDGAPALVGSFPAWFPSPLWDQHLSGDFLWFIAEVADIPVLIILFLRWNRTDRHEAKQLDELSDEEMAALTAEHLRRAP, encoded by the coding sequence ATCCTTGTCGCCGCCGCGCTGTATCTCCTGGGTATCCGGGCCGCCGGCCGCAGGGGGACCGCCTGGCCGCTCCTCCCGACCCTCGGCTTCTTCCTGCTCGGACTCGGGTCCTGGGCGTGGGTGTCGTTCGGGTTCCTCGGAGCCTGGAGCCTCGACCTGCGCTGGGCGTTCACGACCCGGATCGCCCTCCTGCTCTTCGTGGTCCCGGCGCTGCTGAGCCTCGGTCGCCCCGTCGAGCTGGCGCGGGCCGCGCTCGACGGTCGGGCCCTGCGCGGGTTCAACGCCGTCCTCGGGTCCTGGTTCGTGCGTCTGGTCGGCAACGCCGTCTTCGCCCCGCTCTTCGCGATCGCCGCGTTCCTGGTCTTCCTGACCCCCCTCGCCTTCGTGCTGCGGAGCAATCCCGCTGCGGAGGCGAGCCTGACGCTGCTCGTGCCGCTGGTCGGACTGCTCATGGTGCTGCCCATCACCGACCACGCCCTCGTCCGCACGAGTCTCTTCATCACGGCCGAGTTCATGCTCGCCTTCGTCGAACTCGTGATGGATGCCATCCCCGGCATCCTGCTGCGACTCAACGAGACCGTGCTCGACGGGGCCCCGGCCCTGGTCGGGTCGTTCCCGGCCTGGTTCCCTTCGCCGCTCTGGGACCAGCACCTGTCCGGTGACTTCCTCTGGTTCATCGCGGAGGTCGCGGATATCCCGGTGCTGATCATCCTGTTCCTGCGCTGGAACCGCACCGACCGGCACGAGGCGAAGCAGCTCGACGAGCT